Genomic window (Meiothermus sp. CFH 77666):
TGATCTCGCTTTGGTGAAGCACTACAAGTCCTACTGCACCAGCTCCACTTCCAGATTTTTGTTGCGGGGCACGTTAATCAGAGCGCTGAAGGTACGGTAGCCGGGCGCCTCGACCTGCAGGGTGTAGTCGCCCGCCTCGAGCAGGAAGCTCGAGCGCCCTAGCTTGCTACTGGCAATCTCCTGGGTGCCTTGCAGGATGCGAACGGTGGGGTTCGCGGCATTGACCCTCACGCTCAGCAGACAAGGACAGCCTGGCTCGACCTCGCGCACGCTGCCCGAGGCTGCAGGCTGGCTAGGCGGGGGTGGGGTGGGCTCGGTGGGCGCTGGCGCGGGCGAGGGTTCTGGAGTGGTTTGCGGCGGGCCTGGCTCGGACGGGGTGGGAGCGGGCTCGGGGCTGGTAGGGGCCGGGCCGGGCTCTATGGGTGCGGGGGTTGCTCCGTTGGATTCGGGGGTGGTGGGGGTTGCGGTGGGTGGCATGGCCGGGCTGGTGCGGAAATTGTCGAGCGGGTCGGGGATGGTGCCGGAGGTCAGCAGGTTGGGGTTGGGGCTATCCAGCAGGGTGATGCTGCCAAACCCTACCAGCCCCAGCAGAATCGCCAGGGCTGCCGTCCAACCAGCCAGGCGGCGCTGACGCAGGTTTAGAAAGGCCCAGACCAGGAGCAGCACCCCCAGAACGCCCATGCCCCAGAACACCGGTGTGCCGTACAGGTGATGCAGCCAGGCTCCACCGAACCCAAATAAACCCAGCAGCGCACCGAAAGCCATCCAGGCTAGCCCACCACGCTGGAGGCGGGTCAGGCCCCACAGCAACAGCAGTACCCCCAGAATGCCTAGAACCCATAGCAATAGTGCGTTCATACAAGCTCCTTTCGTGGCTCGAGGGATCGGGAAAGAGGCTCACAGGGCATGGTCAGGCACTCAACCCCTGGGAGCCTTTCAGTTCACGACGGCGGGCCCGGACATCCTGTGTACTTTGCGAAGGCCCAGTGGTCGTGAATTCCTTACTCGCATGAGCCGTTGCCCTTCCTAAACTCTAACACCAGGGCTAACAACCTGGGTGTATCCACACCGTCCCGAATAACTCAAGAAATCCGAAGTGAAGCCCACACGACCCGCCAGGCTGAAGGTGGCGTTCGGCTTTCCAAATACACGCCGGCTCTGTAGGGCTGAGGCAAACGTCCTAGGACAACCCCAGCCGGGCAACGGTATACTTGACCCACTATGAAGCTCGTACGTTTTGGTGCAGGCCAGTGGGGGGTTCTAGAAGGCGAGATGATCCACGAGACCGACGGCCCGGCGGGCAACCCCACGGGCCGTCATTTTGACCTGGGGGGGGTGACCCTGCTGGCACCGGCCACGCCCACCAAGATTGTGTGCGTAGGGCGCAACTACCTCGACCACATCAAGGAGATGGGTAACGATGCCCAGGAGCTGCCCAAGGAGCCGGGCTTGTTTCTCAAGGGACTCAATACCCTGGCTCATCCGGCCAACCCGGCCCGCCCCGACCACTCCGGCGATGTGGTGCCCTATCCCAGCTTTACCAACCTGCTGCACTACGAAGGGGAGCTGGCGGTGGTCATCGAGCGGCGCATGAAGAACGTGCCCGAGGCCGAGGCCCTGGACTACGTGCTGGGCTATACCTGTGCCCTGGACGTGACCGCCCGCGACAAGCAAAAAACCGACCTGCAATGGGTGCGGGCCAAGTCCGCTGATAAGTTCTGCCCCCTGGGGCCCTGGCTGGTGACCTCGCTGGACCCGCAGAATACCGTCCTTCGCACCTATGTGAATGGCGAACTGCGCCAGGAGGCCCACACTAGCCTGATGATCTTCTCGGTGGCCCAGATCCTCTCCTATATCAGCAGCTTCATGACCTTAGAACCCGGCGACGTGGTGCTGACCGGCACGCCCGAGGGGGTGGGCGAGCTCAAGCGCGGCGACCACGTGGAGGTTGCCATCGAGGGGATTGGCGATCTGCACACCCGAATTGGGCACTAAACCCCTGCCTCCAGCAGGGTTTGGCCGCATACTGAACCTCGAGGTGCCCCGCGCACCAGGAAAAGGCGGTGTCTGCCCAGGAGGGCAGATGGGACGTGGAGGTGTAGTTGCCAAGGGCCGAACTCATCTTGCTGGTAGCAGGCGTTTTGCTGCTCCTGAGCGTGCTGGCCACCAAGCTGGGTGGGCGGTTGGGGGTGCCGGGGCTCTTGTTGTTTCTGGCGATTGGGATGCTGGCCGGCAGCGACGGGCCGGGGGGTATCTGGTTCGATAACTACGCCC
Coding sequences:
- a CDS encoding PEGA domain-containing protein, yielding MNALLLWVLGILGVLLLLWGLTRLQRGGLAWMAFGALLGLFGFGGAWLHHLYGTPVFWGMGVLGVLLLVWAFLNLRQRRLAGWTAALAILLGLVGFGSITLLDSPNPNLLTSGTIPDPLDNFRTSPAMPPTATPTTPESNGATPAPIEPGPAPTSPEPAPTPSEPGPPQTTPEPSPAPAPTEPTPPPPSQPAASGSVREVEPGCPCLLSVRVNAANPTVRILQGTQEIASSKLGRSSFLLEAGDYTLQVEAPGYRTFSALINVPRNKNLEVELVQ
- a CDS encoding fumarylacetoacetate hydrolase family protein → MKLVRFGAGQWGVLEGEMIHETDGPAGNPTGRHFDLGGVTLLAPATPTKIVCVGRNYLDHIKEMGNDAQELPKEPGLFLKGLNTLAHPANPARPDHSGDVVPYPSFTNLLHYEGELAVVIERRMKNVPEAEALDYVLGYTCALDVTARDKQKTDLQWVRAKSADKFCPLGPWLVTSLDPQNTVLRTYVNGELRQEAHTSLMIFSVAQILSYISSFMTLEPGDVVLTGTPEGVGELKRGDHVEVAIEGIGDLHTRIGH